The stretch of DNA TGTTGAAGTTGAATAGGCCCCGGTGGGTGTTGATGGTGAGGAGTCGCTTCGATGCATCGTCGACTTCAACCTGTAGGTAAGCGTCCGACAGATCGATTATGCTAAACGCTTTGCTTCCAGCCAACTTCGAGAAGATGTCGTCCGGTGTGGGAAGCGGAAAATTGTGCGCCTCCAGCATCGAGTTCAGCCCAGTTGAGTAGTCGGCACAAATTCGAACCTTGCCACCCGGCTTTTGAACTGCCACGATAGGAGCTGCCCAGTCGGAGTAATCTACTGGTGAGATAATGCCCAACTGCTGCAGACGATTGAGCTCGGTTTCGACCAAGGGAATGGCGTTGTATGGAACCGGGCGTTTGGGTCGAAAAATCGGTTTGGCATCTGGCTTCAGGTGAAGACTGATTTGAGCTTTCTGGCAATGCCCAAGAGTGTCCTGAAAAACTTCGGGAAACCGCATGAGGAAATGCTTTCCAGAAAAGGAATTTGAATTGGATTGATTCACTTGATTAATGAACGATGACAATGGTTTCGTCCACATCTCGAAGAGGTCCATCCATTCCGAGCCGAACAGGTTGAGTCCCTTGACTGACGTTACTCGGCATAGTCCAGGCTTGATGACGTCATTGACTCCTACGAGACAGGTGAATTCCCCCAGCAGCGGCAGAGGATCTTTGGTTGCAGAAAGTGCTTCACAGAACGATGGCTTGAGTGCAGGTGATCCAACCTTCCTCCAGGTCTCTTCACTGATAATGGTGATTGGTGATCCACTGTCGAGTTGCAGTGTGGCTTGACGTCCGTTCATCATTGTCGTGACGAAACGGGTGAGATTACCGGTGTGGTTTACAGTGTGAACGATGTTGGCTTGGTACTTGGTCGTCTTCTTCTGGTTCTTCTTACCCTTTTGGTTGGAATTATCCCCAGCAGGCGCGTTTGAAGTCTTGGTGAAGCATCCGCAGTACCCTTCCTTGTGTCCCACACGGTTGCAAGATTTGCACAGATGGTTGCTGTATGTGCATTCCTTCACGAAGTGCATCTGGCCGCATTGCCAGCACGGCGTCTTTGGAGATTTGGCTTCCGGTTTAAACGAGGGCTTGGGAACTTCTGATAGTCTCTTCTTCTCACTGATGGCGTGTACTGCTGCTTTCGAGCTGGCTGGATGCTCAATCAAGCTGGTGTCTGCTTTCAGATTAACGAGCTGCTGGAACTCGTCGATGAGAGTTTGAAGAGTCACTGGTGCGTCCGGTCTCTCGTTTTCCATCCGGGTGAGCAATCTCGTCCGAATATCAGCGTGCTTGGATGCCTTCAGTCCGGTCACGAAAACCAGACATTTGAACTGGTCGAACATCCTTAGGGAGCCTTGGAAGGATGTAATTCAAATACCGACTGTGGGAAGTGGTGTCCAATTTTCGCAGCAACAGCCGAACCTTGGCTGCATCATCAAAATGCTGCGCGTCGCTCTCGAAAAGGTCGGTATAGCGTGCGAACCATTTCTTGAATGTGACGCCATTTTCTGGGTTGAAAGAAAACTCGCTGATGTTGGAAGAAAGGGCTTCCAACGTGTGTTCCGGATTTGGCTGCCTGGGAACTGCAAACCGCTGCAAGAGTTGGGTGATTTGCAAAATCGCCGTTTGCATGTCCTGGATCGCTTCTCCGGCTGGTTCTCCTCCTCCGCTTGCCATTTTAGACGATGTAAGCTTCTATTGACTCCGATTTTCACTTTGTCCTCGTCGCCAAAATTTGTTGCAATTGAAAAGAACATGTGTTAAGTAAAAGCGTCTATCTTTATTTCGTGCTCAGCTCAAACTAACTCAGGGTGAAAAATCACGTTGCTAACAGTAACCATCCTAGTTCATGCCTACTATAGTAAAAACAACTAGGGATGCTAATACGagttaaaagtggcttcaaattacaacacattgtatgtaggatggcattaacgaattttctcggtagcaagaactgctttctttggttgataactgatgttgaaaattgactgacgttacatctgcattgcatagagaaataactaaggagcaacacgatgagctatgtatttcctactgctctgttcttattttaaaggactttaatccgaaggtcatccgtccctgtatttactgttggtttttcagaacgcttatagctcgtttatttctcgacagatcgtagagttcgtctcctaaacctcagttctttttaatttttatttactttgtttgcggagactacaaatcttacaattcattcgtctccgaaaccacagcttaaggtacggtaatgtgctcaatagtgaaatatatgatagtgaacgagctgatgaccacctatgcattccctatcacagccatcattttgattgtacgatatgtatatacgccgaaagatgcccgacgttgaacatttaatatgtacaaagccttcagaaaaaaatcaagaatcaagtttgtaaaaaaaaaaacgcaaaaccacaacaccaaaggttcttttcagaacccccaacatgttcataaagaataaacagtaaactaatccatttttcaggtagatacgtaggtattcacgtaggagaagaaaacaaaacaatatatttaaaatatatatttagcaaaagctgtcccctttgtatagtcctacgtcactccggttatgtcatcgacattacccacccgtctttttttctattgctacgaggcaatcttctgtaccttttcccgggcggaatgcgaattgtctggaatcaatcagcttatttgactctagaaaggtcgttaagcgtcaatttattattttttccatgactttcccaacacaacttagaagagtgatggggcggaaattgtcgagaagatggttgttcatgtctggtttcgggatacagatcattaaaccctctttccagcaactggggagggttccactgtcccagattttgttgaggagcttcagaagtgcttttttcccgagatggggtagtttCTTTAGCatcgggtagctgatgtcatcggaTCCGGtagatccttgtttgactttgttcagtacccaatcgagctctttgagggagaggtttttggtgaagtcaaattccacatcggtatgaaaatcgatgggaattttttcgcattccgttttgtgggtttgagaggtttggtcgtagttttgattggaggaggcagaTGCAAAGAATTCTCCGAACGCCTCGGcaatgattttccggtcattggtgtattgaccgttaataagaagattatattctttgcttcttttcttgccatgaagcctaccaatcttactccataactcctttgtcgaTGTTGgggttaatttcgctgacgaatttagtcCAACTATTGTGCTTGGCTGTATTAATGACAGTTCGAGCTtcgttgcgagccctttggaactctgtgagCAGAGTGGGCTTATGAGGgttatccggatgggcctttcttagtttgcgtaaggccttacgtcgacctttgatcgctgccttcacctcaggcgaccaccatgcaCGCacttcctgccagggatgccactggttctaggGATGTGCAACATTGCAACCTcgaggacaactttggagaactCCTCGGCTGTCCAGTCTTGTTTAGTGGAAAGGCAGTTTTCAAtatcaaactgatagccagcccagtcagcgtattcaaatttccatcttggccttgtcgGAAACTCTGAAGAAGGAGAtgagaattggaaaatgatcgctgccgcaggtatcatcgtgaatgttccaagaaagttttgaagagagtttgtGTGTGATACCATAGTGGGATCAATGACCGATGTAGTACCAGTATGAtgaattctggtgtgttggccgttgtttagAAGGAGTAGGGAATGGTCGGAGATAAAATCttcaattatagatttttttgatCGAGGTATgcgcctccccaggcgtatgagtgggcgttgaaatcacccataagcatgattggggcgggaagttggaagaacagatggtccagttggcctcgTAGAATGGCCGGATTAGAATTATTAGTAATGTAGATGCTGACGacagtgattggaaaggggtgtttaatgcgcactaccgctgcctgaaggtcggtggtaattgcaagaagatcatgtggagtgccatccttgattgcgattgcaactccgtgctttgaggggttgggaccctctttgaagtatgtGATGTACTTTGGGATGAAGtgtttgttgaaattgtttggtgtcatagtttcttgaagggctatgactgtgggattagagcaCGAGATAAGAATTTTCAATTCTAAcatattttgtcggatacttctgatgttccattgtatcccgaatttctgtattggagtgaatgtgttggtgtttttaactctaattcctaagtcttgattgtgtgtatgtttgaactattcaaagggaattagttcgatggtcctttacccttggaaagagaagctttctttgaggtattgatGTTGTTTGATTGATGTATTGATgatggtgtagaagtctttgaaGTGTttattgtgtttgtgttgttttttgttgaatgtgcgttgctgttgttgttgttgttgttttttgtttgatgtgtgttgttgttgttgttgttgttttctgttggggttgtattgttatttgttgttggtgtctgtctttgttggcacaacaatattattctccttcctggtgatgcgcttgacatcgatcacaccttgatcggaaagctctgtaaccagttcggattctttgatgtccatgacatcacggcaagtaacaacACATTTACGTTGGTTTAGGGTTGGGTGGTAAATCACTTCACTAGGGGTTTCGTCAATCGGTTGATTAATTAGAAGGAGCTTACCAATGATATCctcgtccttggccgtaaggatatattgtgtcctcttcttgtcgtctcgttgcggtcgcgctgtgtaatatttttttcctacagcgttggcgatcgttTTGCTCACTACGAACGGATTAGTCGGGATTACGTTCTCTCCTGTTGCACGAAGTAGCAGGATTTGAAGATTTCCGTTTAGTGGGTCGACCCACCTTGGAGCGGTACGTTGGGaaggtttaccctcgtacatGTTTGTAgctcggcctcccggaggcccggagctacttgaagccatactgttgtctggctacaccctaggtatagccgacgAGTGGGGTTTTCTTCGGGTTAAAACACTATATAATATTTATGGGGGCTTTACACTTAGGGATATGTGCCCAGAAATTCGCACTTTTTTAACGAGAGCACTTGTAAAACCACCAATATCGCGAATAagcttttgaaattgttttcaCCAGTCACTTCACTGTCCGTAAGCGCACgtcttctttttaaattatattatatatttaaaATCACTAATCGCTACAAATAAACTGCCAGCACTGCCCAAAAGAAAAAAGGGGGCGTAGCGTTGGTGACGCCGAAAAATGCGCGCTTTTCTGGCACGCCGGTAAGCACCGCTCACCGCGGTCGAAGTAAACGGATGTCGTCTGCTGCAGCAAATCTGTAAACTAGATAGGAAAAGGTTTtaagtttgaagatattgaatCGTTCGTTATTTAATTATATGTccatacaaaacaaaaaactttaTAATACAGGGTaatatttcactttcaaaattgtatgtTGTATGAATTGTAtattatatcgaagcataataaaaaactcagaaacgtagcttatataactttatcgtgttgctgtttgagtaaggttaatgaataaattaaacTAGAAGACTATCTCATGATGttccccttcgtactgttgattaagaCTTGATTTcttttagaatctggaatcacaaaaacagttgtatttcgggattggttaacggtacaaaacatgttttagtatcaaaatacagataatttattgttctttcagaaaaaaaaagacgggtgggtaatgtcggggacataaccggagtgacgtaggactatacaaaggggacagcttttgttaaatgtatattttaaatatattgttttattttcttctcctacgtgaatacctacctatctaccttaaaaatggattagtttactgtttactcttcatgaatatgttgatggttctgaaaagaacctttggtgttgtgtttttgttaccactcgatattcccatcttgttcggttaaaccttcctgtttagctattgcgtttgccactcgccacagctttcacagttggaaaatttcttcccatccagcttgtgacatgttgttcagtaaattacatttgatgcgacgtgccggagaaacactttgtcactcactgaaactaattgttgccttgatgagcgccgaaccgaagctgctctgttcttgatgcgactcgagcactccgacggccgaaactctataatcgctgtttggtatactggtgctccggcaccaatccgttcggcctagttacccttgccgagcaatcagtgaatgcgaccaacagagaactggagacttgcacggttcgagtgagactttgcctttcccttaacttgtcctcctttgttacgtccacgatgccgatgccgtacaaccacacgggtttacggtttgaaagaaaataagatatttttttggggtccgcgtgttttatactctagcggtacacactcacaggatagagacaaatcggcagactcagccagaggggcgagtccaacgagacgaacgaatgagcgttaaaagggagcgatggcaaaaaaacacattcattacgatttgttcggtcgttggattcacatgcaggctaaaaaaagtccttttcaggatcacaaaattatcttcaatctaaagagtttattgttttgttatcactcgatatccccatcttgttcggctaaaccttgctgtttagcgattgcatttgccactcgccacagctttcacagttggaaaatttcttcccatccagcttctgacatattttacagtaaattacattcaatggcacgtcgcattaccaccactcagtatcggattggaggtaattttaacctgtaattgaacatttgcgatgacagtggtacagtgtcgaccttcaatgtggggtcataatttggaccccgaactttacaaaaatgtccaactaaatatgtcgcattactggtccgaccaattagctaaatgtcgagataagtgtaaattactgtactttcaatctagaagcaatttaagaattggtgaaaatcaataagctcagaacaactgccaaattcacatactcatcatatcctggcaaacaaattatgaaaaaatcaatttgtgttttattattattttggatattgttttagaaagcattgaactgtatttcctaaactcttttttggaaggtttaatggccctgaaaagcgccttgttttatagaatggttcaaatttagaaaacttagtactcgtggttttgaaaaaaaccatttcgaacgccctcgatgccgccttgttctggatttgccaccaaagcagtgtgtataaagaacaaacttttttcttctgctacctgatgccgttttgcgattgcgtttgccactcgccactcgctgcaactgcctgttgtcttgatgtccaccgaaccgaatgtgttctg from Toxorhynchites rutilus septentrionalis strain SRP chromosome 3, ASM2978413v1, whole genome shotgun sequence encodes:
- the LOC129773861 gene encoding uncharacterized protein K02A2.6-like, which gives rise to MFDQFKCLVFVTGLKASKHADIRTRLLTRMENERPDAPVTLQTLIDEFQQLVNLKADTSLIEHPASSKAAVHAISEKKRLSEVPKPSFKPEAKSPKTPCWQCGQMHFVKECTYSNHLCKSCNRVGHKEGYCGCFTKTSNAPAGDNSNQKGKKNQKKTTKYQANIVHTVNHTGNLTRFVTTMMNGRQATLQLDSGSPITIISEETWRKVGSPALKPSFCEALSATKDPLPLLGEFTCLVGVNDVIKPGLCRVTSVKGLNLFGSEWMDLFEMWTKPLSSFINQVNQSNSNSFSGKHFLMRFPEVFQDTLGHCQKAQISLHLKPDAKPIFRPKRPVPYNAIPLVETELNRLQQLGIISPVDYSDWAAPIVAVQKPGGKVRICADYSTGLNSMLEAHNFPLPTPDDIFSKLAGSKAFSIIDLSDAYLQVEVDDASKRLLTINTHRGLFNFNRLAPGVKSAPGAFQQLMHTMIAGISGVEVFLDDFIIFSKNEEQHYQTLCTLFSCLQEYRFHLKLDTIWYDFDIVFVSTNNFGYADVLSRLISSHERPEEEFVVASVNIEPDQQCILDSTIEHQPVTSIWCRKLRQQTQCCSDSSSTSTSAGPRTENRFRM